The DNA region aagcgagtctttgtctgtattcggtcaaacttgtcagtggtgtgaagtctgtagtgtttgctttaatgtttgctttaataattttcaagtggtgacaagtatgtagtgtttgctttaatgtttgctttaataattttaaagtGGTGACAAGTatgtaatgtttgctttaatgtatgagtaactgtgtttgaatatgtaccactcaattcgaatcttgtccttttccgataattaactctggttgataacttatttcaaatccgccagtggtgtcaagtctttagtgtttgctttaataatttgtcatcGGTGTCAAGTCAGTAGTGTTTGCCTTTAATAATTTTAGGGTAACTGTattgaatatgtaccactcaattcgaatcttgtccttttccgataattaactctggttgataacttatttcaaatccgccactcaaccaccattcaatgtacttatatatatggactcatagatccattgatgtaccaatatcccaaatctcttgCAATCTACTTCAAAattcacaaaaaatggatccatctgattgtccttttgatcttgcagcatacattcaaaatagtcaaattgaagaagcttatgtactCAACCGATTTAGAGAGCGTCGAAGAAAAATTCGAGAAGATACTGCACCTCGTAGTATAAAATATCTCGGTAGAGATCATACAGCGGCAAACCAGAGGCTAAttgacgactactttgccaatgagcctacatatgacgatgcaatgtttcgtcgtcggtaccggatgcaaaaacatcttttccttcgaatcgttgatgacctttcaagtagtgataactacttcacccaacgcgttgatgcagccaataaacaaggtatatcacccttagcaaaatgtaccacagcaatgcgaatgttagcatatggtgtggcagcagatgcggtcgatgagtacatcaaaattggaggtactacagcattggagtgtttacgtagattctgtaaaggaatcatacgattgtatgagcaacagtacctgagagcaccaacccaagaagatctgcaaagaatactacatgctaatgacatgcgggggttcccaggcatgatcgggagtattgactgcatgcactgggagtggaaaaattgtcctaaagcatgtgaatgtcaatttactagaggggataagggaaccacaacagttattcttgaagcagttgcaacttatgacctatggatttggcatgccttttttggatgtcctggaacgttgaacgacataaacgttctagatcggtcaccagtttttgatgacgtggaacagggaaaggctccagctgtgaatttctttgtgaatcaacgtccctataatatggcatactatctagccgatggtatctatccttcttatccaactttcgtcaaaacgattagacttcctcaaagtgaacccgataagttatttacaaaagttcaggagggatgtcggaaggacatcgaacgtgcatttggagttcttcaagctcgttttaaaatcatccgtgaaccagctcgcttgtgggacatagatgacttgagtatcattatgaggtaatgcatcatattacataatatgattgtcgaggatgaacgagattcatatgctcaacgttggaccgattttgagcaatctggggaaggtggatctagtacacagcaaccctactcgaccgaggttttactgcttttgtaaatcatgtgcgtgctagatccgagttgcgtgattcaaatgttcatcacgaactgcaagcagatctagtgaagcacatctgggcaaagtttggaatgtctcaggattgaagatgatttgtatcgtactaattacgttatttgtgtgttgtgtgcttagtttgttgtcttgcattttaagttattgtgtgcttagtttgttgtcttgcattttattttaagaaaataaaataaattcttgtatgcttagtttgttgtcttgcattttaagttaagaaaaaaaaattatagtctatattttaaaaaaaattaaattgttaagtgtttattgttttaatttaatttaaatcgataattgtaattttatgtaattataaaaacaaaaatataaaattaaataaaaatgtgaaataaaaaagtggtggggtagggtgagtggtgagtggtggggtagggtgttgagagataagtaaaaccattggagtgggtaattgttgaaagagtgttgaattggagagagaagatgatgtggagtgttgggaagagaaaaaatgggGTAGGAAAGgggtaaacaaaacattttttgctTAACCATTGTATATATATGGTCTTAAGCTACCCCTCTATATACATTTACACATTTTTAAACCGTCAtctgtaaaataaaaataaaaaaaaacctacaaCCTTTTGTATTTCCCTCTCTTCCTCTCTCCACTTTCCCACCGTGATGTCTAACAACGACGCTGATCACCGCGAAGAGTACGATGCTCCCGCCGGCGAGGACGAGGACATCGGCGCTCAAGTCGCTCCGATCGTCCACCTTGAAGAGGTCGCTGTCTCCACCGGCGAAGAGGGCGAACAACCTATTCTCGACCTATCAGCATCTCTTTCTCTCAATATCTTCCGATTTTCCTTTTCGATTTTGTTGCCTGAAGCTTAAGGTTTTTTCTGTTAACTCGTTTTGCAGCAAAGCGAAACTGTGCCGTTTTGATAAGGACGGGAACCAGTGGAACGAGCGAGGTGCAGGCACCGTGAAGTTTCTGAAGCACAGAGAAACCGGCAAAGTTAGGCTTCTCATAAGGCAATCGAAAACCCTCAAAATCTGCGCCAATCATCTCAGTGAGTCATGTTTTCTTCGCGCTTTCGTTCCTTTTTGGTTTTGTGCATTGTCTTTCTTGTTCTTTTTGGAGTCTTAATTTTGTTCTGTGTTGCTTAGTTCTGCCTGCGATGACTGTGCAAGAGCACGCTGGGAATGAAAAGTCTTGTGTTTGGCACGCGAGGGACTTTGCCGATGGTGAAGGATTGAAGGACGAGCTTTTCTGTATTCGATTTCCATCGATTGAAAGTAAGTGCACTTTTTTGTGTTCTGATTTGTTTTTCGAAGGTGTATTGGAGGACTAGATTTCCCACTCCAAGAattagatttgccaccccacttaaagtggggaattACTAAAATGTCCCTCCGTGTTATTTTATGGGAGATAAATATTCGAAAGGTTTCGGTAGTTTAAGTTTCGAAACTAATCGATTTTATAATTCCCAGTTCCAAaccattcaatttcatttcacTCCCATCGTCTCCCTCTTCGACATCCTCTTCGAACATAAAGTTCCAAAACCTTTCGGTACATAAAGTTCCAAAACCTTTCGGTTCATAAACTCCCAATAGCTTTCGGTACATAAATTTCCGAAACATTACAAATAAGGGGTGACAAATCTACATTTTTACTGTTTCGAAATATAAATCACCGGAATCATGCAGAACATAAAGTTTCGAAATTAAAGGACTGCACAAGTCTGCCACCCTGCCACCAAGTTCCAGATCTCCAAGTTTCAAGGTTGTGTGTAAGTTCTCTTTCTCTCCCACCAGATTTGCATACAAATGTTTAAATTTCCCaccacattttttattttaatgtatgCTCTTTATTTCTGTATTGCGCTTCATTCATCTCTGCACATATGTTTCGGAACTTATAGTTCCAAGAGGTTTCAAAACTTAAACTGCCGAATGGCTTTGGAACATAAACTGCCGAAACTATATAATTAAACCAGTGGCAGTGGCATTTTGCAGGCAGATGACAGACCCATTCATTTTTTGATGAAGCAGTGCTGCTTCAAGCTGCATATGATGCATATGATGCTGGGAATGTTGAGCCTACAAGTATCACTCCGTTTATCTTACGAACATAACATATTTCAGAATATTATGTTCCGAAGGGTACTCCTGGGGTTTCGGAAATTTATCTTACGAACATAACATATTTCGGAATATTATGTTCCGAAGGGTACTCCtggcatttttttaaaaatgctgGGTGGCAAATCTAATACTTGGGGTGGGAAATCCAAATCTCAGTGTATTGTAGGTAGCTATGTTCGGATGTGTTTGCTATTTTAgtacttttaatttaattcgATGTTCCTTGATGTGGTAATGATTTGTCTTGATAAGAGGTGGATTGCTGGTATTTCCATCATACTCGTTGTGTTTTGCGTTGTTAATTGCTGACAAGGTTCTAAATATCGGTCGCGGTCGCAGTCGCGTTGCGGATTTCGCGATAACGGATATTATCGTTGTTGCGGTATGTGTTGCGCCTATTGCGGTGTGAATGACTCTTATATTTTCACAAATTATGTTTAAAATGCATAAatcatgtgaaaaaaaaaatattattatataacaTATATTATTGATCATAATCTACATTATACAAAAACTCATGACATATATTTTAAATCTTCATAAGATGTcaaaaagtaaagaaaataaTTAGAAAATGATTGATATGAATAAATTAGTAGCtactaatatatttaataaaattcataCATTAACATAAATCAAACAATAAGAATCATTCAAAAGAATCATATGATCTATTAAGCTagataatcaaataaaaaaatgccACATATAATATAACCCATTtcagtattttttttaaatccatatAACCCATTCAACGAATCTGTTATGAGCCCAAACCAACACCCTTTTAAACAATTAAACAAATtaattcagaatcaattctagggAAGGGAAAAACTAAATCATGACCATAATTTTAGGGAAATcagaaaatcaaaatatgataaaataaataacaaaactGACCCCActttttttaagagaaaaaaatcaaaatctttCCACTCTCCTCCCATTCCAAAACACGATCAACAAAAACCCAAAAGCAGAGAGAAGACAACAACAGATCTGAAGAGATTGAACTTGAAGGGTGAAGAAGAGACAGAAGAGAAGAGTGAAGACGAGAGCGTCGCTGACAGTGTACGGTGGTTTTGGGTGGCAGCGCGGCTGCGCCGGTCGGTCGGAGGCTTGGAGCACGAACTGACGAACTCATCTCAGTTCTCACTTCTCACGGTCAAAGTCTCAGAGTCAGAGAGCAAGAGGAAGAGAacacaggaagaagggaagataGAGGTTTCTAAGTTGAATCTAAGAAAAAGCTGAAATTTGGTACAAGATTCTCCAATTCTCCTTTGATTCTCCTCTGATTCTctctaaaattgattctgaaaatgggtttttttggaGGAAAAGAAGAAGTCACGGCAGTAACGGCGTTACAAGGCTCTGTAACGCCTCTGTTGCGGCTGATATGCCGTTACGTTGCGGCCGTTACACGTGATTCTGCATAGCACCAAGAAATCGTTCCGTATCGGTAACGTTCCTCGCCGTTACCGCAACATATCGGACGATATCAAGATATCGTTCCGATATTTAGAACCTTGATTGCTGATTGTAATtgcatcaatcaatatatattagaaaagaagaacttccatcaggctgatttaataacgtgtcattctcacgttaattcttagtgatgtgtcattctcacgttaactctcataaaaaaaatccacgtgtcattctcacgttaattctcataaaaaatacatttttaaattttagatttgattaggatttaggttgtttatttcttgattttatcttaatttatttttagagtattaattaatttttatggtatttttttgaatttttggatttttaattaattcaggattttatgagcttttattttgatttgctagattttgatagtttttatctatatttatttagtacctttttaaattttagatttgattaggatttatgttgtttatttcatgattttatcttaatttatcttattgtttatttttagagtattaattaatttttatggtgtttttattgaattttcagggAAATGTTATGAGGTTTCTTCACACAGGATGCTTTCAaagatttttaaaattgtaggaACAATACTAGCAATGTATACATGCTTCCATTAGATTCCTCTGTACCAATAATCCAATAGTCGGTGCTTCCATTTTGGATTTTGTTTGAGAatgaatttagttaattttaagtATATGCTTATATTTGGTGCTTACTAGACAGAGATTGCCAATATAAGATGAAGCATAAATTTAGAAGGTTATAAGAACCAACATATTTTATAGAAAGATAAATAtttcttaataattttttaaatggaaTTTAAATTCATAAATCAATATAAACTCTATAGTCTACATTCATTTTTGTTCAAATTACTCGGTAAAAAAAATACCCATGGGGAGTTATAGTTTTATTCAATTGTATGAATCATCTGTCGTAGTTAGTTGTtggggaaaaaaaattattggatgTATTCGATATGAGTGTGAATATTTGATTCAAGCTTTGATTGAGATTTAAGGTTTTGTTTTATAACAACTTTTGAGAAATGGTTTATTTGAGGTCATGCCTtgtgaaaagtgatttttcagttttttcaaatatcaaactctagGTTTGCTTTTGGGTGATATTTAAGCTTAACTAGCCACCTTATTTCAAACTCTAGGAGGTATGGCTCAATCTTTGAAGCATTGGGGAAAATTGGTCCGGCCAATAAGAATTTGGTGGATTCTTCACCAAAGAGGAAACTTTGCCATTTTTCAACATTGACCAATGGAGTTGCTTTTATTTTAAAGGGTCTTGAAGGTCCCCTCCTTGAGCCACCAAGAGAGGCTCTTGACAATTCAAACAAGAACTTGAAGATcaaatacatatgtactataaatttatgacctaaatttattagtgctaatatattagagttacgagatgtCACGGAGAGGaacattttacataaaaaatgaaaatttgtacgagttaaaaaatatataatttcattttcctataacttaagtgtaattttaataatttaaacaataattatatatttatgtatagtTACATATATAAACCACAAAAACAACACCCTATATGCCAAGTATAGATCTtcgcaaacaaaattcagttatacctcacatatgcaaaacttaaagattttggcataTTAACTCCTgtgtttttcaaattttttatattagttaattcaatgtatgcttacaaaacactagaattgagtgtctaaatttatgctctttaaatatctgcatctttattatgattgttcttacattcttcgtatcttaaaattattatagtttaaaatattgatcgatgttctaggaatgaacattgaagaaaggtatagtacccaagggtagagagattgagctagagagagagagagaattagagagtgaatgctgaatttcaagtgtgtATTTtccaaatgagccaaaagtcccttacaattggtaactacctcctatttatagagtttgggcactacctattgggccaattgggcctccgaagctgAGGCCCAACCTAAGGCCAGGCCCTCGCCTTGGGGCGAGCTAcacactgggcgttgcccctccaggggctcgcccagtccactagtccacaagacaccgagcttgaagtatgagagctaagtgtgtcttttaaatgccttcACATATTCCCTATAGTACCCTAggatctaagctgccaacatggcctTGAGAAAAAGTAAGTTAACTACGTTGCCGACATGGCTTAAGCAAAAAGAAGCAAGCATTTTTGGTCTTGGCGGACAACCcaaaccggcaagtccacaagtccacaagcggcgagaacgaccgCTCCGAACTGGCGATTGGTTGTAGTAGGTGagcgatcgttcgccggcgagaaaggtggcaggcattgaTCGTGCGCTGACCACTCAAGCGTTGGCTGGCAATGTCCCTAGCGAGTGGCTAAACTTTAATGCTGGCATTActtgtcaggcgatggcgtttggctTCCctggtggcgaggcctttcgcgcttcctcttgatttaaaaccctttcaaatccctaCCTGCTCCACGTGATGCGCCAGTTACATCTGTTTTCCTCTTTTTCCGGtaccgtcacttcacttttcataactgtcccatcgtgcgcagtaactccccattacacgcgacccactttcccaaaatcatcatgacttccaaccttccacacgcgtccaacacgtgtcacccttccagcttccccccttctcctataaaaacccttcttccccacaatcatccctttccgagccccctctttacttccctaatcgcttaccaaactccctctgccaacttccgttctggagccgtcgcttatcatcctttccgctacccactctacacatccttctccggtgagtcctactgcccttatctctgcatcataTATATACTCATCCTTTCCTTCTTTCCATTTTACtgtctaaaaatggcttcaaaccctaactcccctaatcgCTCCTCCCCTAACTCCCCAAACcacccctcttcctcttccgggagtgaccctgactccaccgcagccggcggcctccgcttagaggtcccggagatccctccttaccgattaaaaaccttcgccactctgccccttccagttcAAAGAGCTCCCACCCACGAAGCcatagaccaaccttccattttccaaGATAGTGATCTCATTGTACAATTCGTGAgctccctgggtggtttgtctaatgacgatgagtttaacgccaaactcaggatctggatctGCAGTTCTgaggatcgcccctggcttcataagctaaacggcgacgtaaagagatcccactttttctttgcgtacgaatacatgtttagcgagcttggaatcaggcttcctttctcgccctttgtccaaaccgtcctccgcgacatcaacgcggctccctgccaacttcaccccaacgcctgggccttcattcggtgctttgaaatcttatgcgccgcggttggcatcgccccatctcccaccagtttcttctacctctacgatgttgaccccaagtccatcaaaaacagagggtggatttccttgaaggcccgggccggccggaagtacctgcatccccacaaaagtaacgcgaagtcctccttcgcgcggaagtactttcgtgtggcggttcaccccgcctacccagaagcattcacccttagggacgggaccgcccttttccctctttactggacggagaagcccaatgggattaccgatccttcagaggaatctttgtccgccaacgacaaagcctttctgaatctccttgccccacttcccatccttgactgcacaacagtccttgagggcgctggcctctcaagaactcccaaatacttaggttgtccATAGCTTACTTTTATTAtcgacatttcctttctcgtctcctatgttgtcactgatcttcttttttattgttgcagaagatatgaacttcacgaacgccgagctcctaaaggcccgcgagaggagaatggctcgcttttccccaaagttcaacgctgagggcgacgtgaaaaagcggggcggtgctgaAAACCAAGCTGAGAGcgccaaagctcccaagaggagaaaattggtcaaagcctcctccggcgccggcacctccaaccctggcgctcagcccaccactgctgctgcgcctaaaggcaaaaatgtcactgaagcctccgtcgccgcggcTACCGAGCCAACCACCGTCCCAGCCTCTATTCCTGCTACCGCCGGTGCGGCCGCcgctgttgccgctgagtccactgctggcgccacagccgcctccgtcggtgccacaaccaccaacatttctcaatcctcagctgttgagaaactcgccggcgtcaacgccacaaaagctgttGCGTCTTGCGACACTCCCGttggagagaaagaaaaagaaaatgaaaccccgaagtctccctctcgccaagacgcgcctcctagcccgcccccaacacatgatgcgggctccatgccttccccgcctcaacaaggggaaaaatcctgtcctggcgctgccattACCTCTGAAGCAACTCGAATTGAGCAAGCTCCTGCTCCCGAgggcggttcttcaagctattataatatgctccccaacgccattgaaccctcagaattcttacttactggcctcaaccgtgacgccatagaaaaagaagttttgagtcggggccttaatgaaaccaaggaggagactcttgctggtctcctacgcgctggttgcatctttgcccacgcgtttgagaagttcaacgccgccaccgttgaagctgagcggttgaaggccgaaagtgctaagcatcaagaagccgccgctgcttgggaaaagcgcttcgacaaactggcgacgcaggcaggaaaagacaaagtccatgccgacaagttgattggcacggcggggattaaaatcggcgaactggaggatcagctggcgctgatgaaggaagaagcggatgatcttgatgcaagtcttcaagcttgcaaaaaggaaaaagagcaagctgagaaggacctgATTGCCAGAGGCGAGgcgctggttgctaaggagtcagagctcgccatattgcgcgctgagctggagttagtgaagaaggcgctggcggagcaagagaaaaagtctgctgagtccttggccttggcgaagtctgacatggaggcggtgatgcaggccacgtccgaagagatcaagaaagcgaccgaagcTCATgctgaggccctcgccacgaaagatgctgagattgcttcccaactggcaaagatcaaagggctagaggacgagctggcggcGGAGAaaaccaaagccactgaggcgatgGAACAAGCCGCCGACATTGCTCTTGACAATCGCGAGCGCGGCTTCTACcttgccaaagatcaggcccaacatttgtacccgaactttgattTTAGCgctatgggagtaatgaaagagataaccgctgaaggattggttggtcctgacgatcctcccctgattgaccaacacctctggatggcgattgaagaagaagaagaaggagaagaagaaataggagaaaaagaaagaaacaatgaataatgtgtCACTTAGCCTTTTCTGCCTTCTTGTAATGCACTTTTCCGtcattcatatatataagcaacCTTTCGCCTCAGCTTtcatatcgccgttggatattttgtaaatcatgttggaatgcttccgcctttcatttttttgtcgccgcattcttattgcttaaaaaagttaagaatgaatttcatagtttAACGCCCCAACAcgccggagtaataaaatacttaGCATCCTGAGtgtccaagcactcgccttccaccttattcattcgccgaccttatatcttgcgctattttttcacgcgtcatatgattgaattacgcctaacgacttcgtgcattaattttaactaggacttgttgcttggtatttccctgccaagactttagacgttttcctCAAAGGaataaacggcctccattctcgagggcttcgcctggggctttgcccgctcggggcttacaatgcttgggtcccaatggccatttgggggtcccaagtctTTTGCCTAGTTTAcggtgctcgtcgtattctggcgagacttacccagcacgtcgtttacgggaccggcgatcacgtcagactttccggggggcgattcccaggcgtcaaaggccatttgtggaatcgccaccaccttcagggttccagcaagcccctttggggatcaagcttgtcccacctagtgatcgccgtaattctttgtgtcgatcggcaattccgaccGTCAGGGAATACCTGGGATTTTTAGACgcgaatttcatgaattttcattttattgatGATGcgtctcattaaaaaactcctttcggagaaaaagagtacgCTTTTGCTATAATGGAGAGTTCCGAGGTACATTGAAAATATTTATCTTTGGCGAATACACTGTGCTCAcaatcaactgtaataataacgcaggctcaaaccgttgaacgacctgggtagtcgccttccatcaagctcctcCAAGTGGTAGGCCCCTGTACCAAGAACTTTGATAACGCGGTAAggcccttcccagttcggagtcaacttgtttcccggggctcctgaccgccactttaggaccagatcgccaacctgcatatctcaaacgcgaaccctgctattgtacttggcggccacgcgctgcttcatcgccgtttctcgaatgtgcgcctcgtcacgtgTTTCAGACAGGAGATCCAACTCCaccgccatattggcttgattctccccttcaaaatctggctgggttcgccatgtgaaattgtcaatttccaccggcaacatggcgtCTACCCCATaagtcattctaaagggggtttctcttgtagtagattgcacagtggtgttgtacgaccataaTACCACCgggagttcatccagccaggctcccttagcctcctcaAGCCGTCGCCTTAGTCCGCGCAGAATTACCTTGTTCGCAAATTCTACTTGCCCGTTCGTTTGCGGATTCTCTACAGAGGCGAATCTCATCTGTAtacccatttccttgcaaaattcccttgtttggttgcttgaaaattgggtcccattgtcagatacgatcgcccttgggatcccgaacctacAAACGATACGTCTCCAATAAaagttgactatctttgcagaggttattttggccagaggttcggcttcaatccatttagtgaagtagtccaccgctaccaatataaacttcatttgcgacctggcggtcggaaaaggtcctaccaagtccacaccccacatggcgaaaggccatggggcgctcatcgttaccagctcttttggcggtgccttagacaaatcagcaaacacttgacattttttgcatcgtttcacaaagtccatacagtccttcctgagggtgggccaatagaaaccagcccttaacaccttgcaagccaaagatctccctccaatgtggcttgcacacactccctcatgcacctcagacattattCCCTCGTATTCTTCCGGCGGTACACACTTTAGTAATGGCGCCGAAAAACCCCGGCGATataagtgtccgtcaatgagagtgtagtggctcgcctctcgccgttgttccttcgtgcattgctccacttccgctgGGTCCCCCGCTAAGATGGACAATATAGGTCCCATCCACGTTgcccctctgttcacacatgccatgagctcgccttcaatgctggggcacgccagcgtttcctaaatcacacttttgttgttgccgggcttccgcgtgctcgccaatttggccaacgcgtccgcccgctggttttcagcccgaggaacatactctactacaacctcttgaaagagtgtcatcaaataccgcACTCGCTCGAGGTATTTGACCAGATTGGGatccttgacctggaaagtgccCTTTACTTGGTTTtccaccaactgcgagtccgttcttatcaacaaacttccgATCTTGACTTCACGTGCCAACTTCAACCCTGCGATGAGagcctcatactctgcctggttaTTCgtgg from Lotus japonicus ecotype B-129 chromosome 2, LjGifu_v1.2 includes:
- the LOC130736443 gene encoding ran-binding protein 1 homolog b-like — its product is MSNNDADHREEYDAPAGEDEDIGAQVAPIVHLEEVAVSTGEEGEQPILDLKAKLCRFDKDGNQWNERGAGTVKFLKHRETGKVRLLIRQSKTLKICANHLILPAMTVQEHAGNEKSCVWHARDFADGEGLKDELFCIRFPSIESKCTFLCSDLFFEVAGEEETEEKSEDESVADSVRWFWVAARLRRSVGGLEHELTNSSQFSLLTVKVSESESKRKRTQEEGKIEVSKLNLRKS